One region of Catenuloplanes indicus genomic DNA includes:
- a CDS encoding ABC transporter permease subunit: MTHDPGRPAARPGRPVLADAVRPWRDGAGATLRRAAAALIRPDAVITGLSRTSAVAAVVALVGLLPWLSGRDPALTVLRGRAAEREATPEALAAVRAQLGLDAGPLPLLGGWLSGVLRGDFGTSWVSGRPVLPGLLAAAGVSLTLMAFAVIVAIVVATALTAPALRAAVRGRPRTSGGAVAAALTALPEFLLASVLLIVGAVWLRAFPPYGWDGPHSAVLPALALGVPAGGLIGMLCADAVSRAAHEPWLTTWATAGAGRARTGAALLRRALPSLVPQAGLVVIGLTGGAVAVERVFAIPGLGRVTLGAAQTQDLPVLQGGVLILLLLGVAAGIAAAVARRRMLGAPVRTGSLPGFDHQTVPRRGLWITAAAAVLVLATVTVAGLLRDPYAANRGRLAAPSWALPLGADASGRDLLARLGHGAAATIGTALLLCAACLVIGLLAGLLPRVATGPIEITNAAPPVLSGLLVAAAAGPSTGAAAAAVLAVGWAPLAAHTAALLAEARAQPYVRILPVLGVGPVRVLALHIVPGLLGPLVRHAVARIPGIALALAALGFLGLGPQPPVPDWGLVLSEGLPYVERAPWTVFGPCLSLVALSVLAVVTSALRRRPAV, from the coding sequence GTGACGCACGACCCCGGCCGGCCGGCCGCCCGACCCGGGCGGCCGGTGCTCGCGGACGCCGTCCGGCCGTGGCGGGACGGCGCCGGCGCCACGCTCCGGAGAGCCGCCGCGGCGCTGATCCGGCCAGACGCCGTCATCACCGGGCTGTCCCGCACGTCCGCGGTGGCCGCGGTGGTGGCGCTGGTCGGGCTGCTGCCCTGGCTGTCCGGGCGGGACCCGGCGCTCACCGTGCTGCGGGGCCGGGCCGCCGAGCGGGAGGCGACGCCGGAGGCGCTGGCGGCGGTACGGGCCCAGCTCGGCCTGGACGCGGGGCCGCTCCCACTGCTCGGCGGCTGGCTGTCCGGTGTGCTGCGCGGTGACTTCGGCACGTCGTGGGTGAGCGGCCGGCCGGTGCTGCCCGGTCTGCTGGCCGCGGCCGGCGTGTCGCTCACGCTGATGGCGTTCGCCGTGATCGTGGCGATCGTGGTCGCGACCGCGCTCACCGCTCCCGCGCTGCGTGCCGCGGTCCGCGGCCGGCCGCGCACGTCCGGCGGTGCGGTCGCGGCCGCGCTGACCGCGCTGCCCGAGTTCCTGCTCGCGTCCGTGCTGCTGATCGTGGGTGCGGTGTGGCTGCGGGCGTTCCCGCCGTACGGTTGGGACGGCCCGCACAGCGCGGTGCTGCCCGCGCTCGCGCTGGGTGTCCCGGCCGGTGGCCTGATCGGCATGCTGTGCGCGGACGCGGTCTCCCGCGCCGCGCACGAGCCGTGGCTGACCACCTGGGCCACCGCCGGTGCCGGCCGGGCCCGGACCGGTGCCGCGCTGCTGCGACGGGCACTGCCGAGCCTGGTGCCGCAGGCCGGCCTGGTCGTCATCGGGCTGACCGGCGGCGCGGTCGCGGTCGAGCGGGTGTTCGCGATCCCCGGCCTGGGCCGGGTCACGCTCGGCGCCGCGCAGACCCAGGATCTGCCGGTGCTGCAGGGCGGCGTGCTGATCCTGCTGCTGCTCGGCGTCGCGGCCGGGATCGCCGCCGCGGTCGCGCGCCGCCGCATGCTGGGCGCACCCGTCCGTACCGGATCGCTGCCCGGGTTCGACCATCAGACGGTGCCGCGCCGCGGGCTCTGGATCACCGCGGCGGCCGCGGTGCTGGTCCTGGCCACGGTGACGGTGGCGGGCCTGCTCCGGGACCCCTACGCGGCGAACCGTGGGCGGCTCGCCGCGCCGTCGTGGGCGCTGCCGCTCGGCGCGGACGCGTCCGGCCGGGACCTGCTGGCCCGCCTCGGTCACGGCGCAGCCGCCACGATCGGCACCGCGCTGCTGCTGTGCGCCGCCTGCCTGGTGATCGGCCTGCTCGCCGGTCTGCTGCCGCGCGTCGCGACCGGCCCGATCGAGATCACCAACGCGGCGCCGCCGGTCCTGTCCGGCCTGCTCGTCGCCGCGGCCGCGGGTCCGTCCACCGGCGCCGCGGCCGCGGCCGTGCTCGCGGTCGGCTGGGCCCCGCTGGCCGCGCACACCGCGGCGCTGCTCGCCGAGGCACGTGCCCAGCCGTACGTCCGGATCCTGCCGGTGCTCGGCGTCGGCCCGGTCCGGGTGCTGGCGTTGCACATAGTCCCGGGACTGCTCGGGCCGCTGGTCCGGCACGCGGTCGCCCGCATCCCCGGCATCGCGCTGGCGCTGGCCGCGCTCGGCTTCCTCGGTCTCGGCCCGCAACCTCCGGTCCCGGACTGGGGCCTGGTGCTGTCCGAGGGTCTGCCGTACGTGGAGCGTGCGCCGTGGACGGTGTTCGGCCCGTGCCTGTCACTGGTCGCGCTGTCCGTGCTCGCCGTGGTCACGTCCGCGCTGCGCCGCCGCCCGGCTGTGTGA
- a CDS encoding ABC transporter substrate-binding protein, producing MSRTTLPAAALAAVLLLSGCFGGTTEASGDGAGSGDRVRLAMLQPPRSGLSPFSDDAFKLSRWSTAETLVTLDADGVAQPALATGFAQQGDPRTWRFELRDGVTFHDGTPFTVESVVTTLTAATKASPRPRILDGVELTVTPDPAAPADAVLVTTGDADPLVPQRLSSPQLSILAAAAYGADGVVDPIGHGTGPFRLVSADTTTARLDRYDGYWGGPAKAAGIDVSFVPDGTARAAALRTGTADVVEAVPVSQAALLDAAQIHEVPMPRTNTLYLNTEKGAFKDPAVRAAARAAVQRDPIVATVYEGRADVAAGLLGPALPWAAPARPQRTPAAPATVTGTPIVLATFTDRAELPEVAVQLQQQLEAAGFTVEQEIREYAQIEADALAGTFDAFILSRATVLDSGDPVAYMYSDFACDGSFNIAQLCDPAIDAALKAASAAAPGAQRQAAIMQAEKLILESDAAVPLLHERVIQGESGAFTAVERDSRERMLITSGTAPA from the coding sequence GTGTCCCGTACGACGTTGCCGGCCGCCGCCCTGGCGGCCGTCCTGTTGCTGAGTGGCTGCTTCGGCGGCACCACCGAGGCCTCCGGCGACGGCGCCGGATCCGGTGATCGTGTCCGGCTGGCGATGCTGCAGCCGCCTCGTAGCGGGCTGAGCCCGTTCAGCGACGACGCGTTCAAGCTGTCCCGCTGGTCGACCGCGGAGACGCTGGTGACGCTGGACGCGGACGGGGTGGCGCAGCCGGCGCTGGCGACCGGGTTCGCGCAGCAGGGAGATCCGCGAACGTGGCGGTTCGAGTTGCGGGACGGCGTCACGTTCCACGACGGCACGCCGTTCACCGTCGAGTCGGTCGTCACCACGCTGACCGCGGCGACGAAGGCGTCGCCGAGGCCGCGCATCCTGGACGGCGTCGAACTGACCGTGACGCCGGACCCGGCCGCGCCCGCGGACGCGGTGCTGGTCACCACCGGCGACGCGGATCCGCTGGTGCCGCAGCGGCTGTCCAGCCCGCAGCTGTCCATCCTGGCCGCGGCCGCCTACGGCGCGGACGGTGTGGTCGACCCGATCGGCCACGGTACCGGCCCGTTCCGGCTGGTCTCGGCGGACACCACCACGGCGCGGCTGGACCGTTACGACGGCTACTGGGGCGGCCCGGCGAAGGCGGCCGGGATCGACGTCAGTTTCGTGCCGGACGGCACCGCCCGTGCGGCCGCGCTGCGCACCGGCACCGCGGACGTGGTCGAGGCAGTTCCGGTCTCGCAGGCCGCGCTGCTCGACGCGGCGCAGATCCACGAGGTGCCGATGCCGCGTACCAACACGCTCTACCTGAACACCGAGAAGGGCGCGTTCAAGGACCCGGCGGTGCGTGCGGCGGCGCGCGCGGCCGTGCAACGCGACCCGATCGTGGCGACCGTCTACGAGGGACGCGCGGACGTCGCGGCCGGCCTGCTCGGCCCGGCGCTGCCGTGGGCCGCACCGGCCCGGCCGCAGCGCACCCCGGCCGCACCGGCGACGGTGACCGGCACGCCGATCGTGCTGGCCACGTTCACCGACCGGGCCGAGCTGCCCGAGGTCGCGGTGCAGTTGCAGCAGCAGCTGGAGGCGGCCGGGTTCACGGTCGAACAGGAGATCCGCGAGTACGCGCAGATCGAGGCGGACGCGCTCGCCGGTACGTTCGACGCGTTCATCCTGTCCCGAGCCACCGTGCTCGACTCCGGCGACCCGGTCGCGTACATGTACAGCGACTTCGCCTGCGATGGTTCCTTCAACATTGCTCAGCTGTGCGACCCAGCGATCGACGCGGCGCTGAAGGCGGCGTCCGCGGCTGCGCCGGGCGCGCAACGGCAAGCCGCGATCATGCAGGCCGAGAAGCTGATCCTCGAGTCGGACGCGGCCGTGCCGCTGCTGCACGAACGCGTCATTCAGGGCGAGTCCGGCGCGTTCACGGCCGTCGAACGCGACTCGCGGGAGCGCATGCTGATCACGTCCGGAACCGCACCGGCGTGA
- a CDS encoding ATP-binding cassette domain-containing protein translates to MGERVLAVAGLAVHRRGRALVPGVDLACAAGERVAIVGASGSGKSLTARAILGALPSGLHATGSLRIAGHEVLDTPAAVRLPVCRAAAVLQDSALALHPLIPVGAQIALPLRASRTTPETAGHGLRPAAETPVRRGRFTRSLAGMPVRGGHDVRALVAELLDAVGLPADTADRYPGELSGGQRQRVCLAVALAARPPLIVADEPTTALDVITQAAIVELLRDRTGGPGQPALLFITHDLAVAAALCTRVVVMHDGIVAEDGPLPTVLGAPRHPHTRELVRHARAATL, encoded by the coding sequence GTGGGTGAGCGGGTGCTGGCCGTAGCCGGGCTGGCCGTGCACCGGCGCGGCCGTGCCCTCGTCCCCGGTGTCGATCTGGCTTGCGCAGCGGGCGAGCGCGTCGCGATCGTCGGCGCGTCCGGTTCCGGCAAGAGCCTCACGGCCCGTGCGATCCTCGGTGCGCTGCCGAGCGGCCTGCACGCCACCGGCAGCCTCCGCATCGCCGGCCATGAGGTCCTCGACACCCCCGCGGCCGTCCGCCTGCCGGTCTGCCGCGCCGCCGCCGTCCTCCAGGACTCCGCACTGGCGCTGCACCCGTTGATCCCCGTAGGCGCCCAGATCGCCCTGCCTCTCCGCGCCTCCCGCACCACGCCCGAGACGGCGGGGCACGGGCTCCGGCCCGCCGCCGAGACGCCGGTGCGCCGGGGCCGATTCACGCGGAGCCTGGCCGGGATGCCGGTGCGCGGTGGCCACGATGTCCGCGCGCTGGTGGCGGAGCTGCTGGACGCGGTCGGGCTGCCGGCGGACACGGCGGACCGGTACCCGGGGGAGCTCTCCGGCGGTCAGCGCCAGCGGGTCTGCCTGGCCGTGGCGCTCGCCGCCCGGCCGCCGCTCATCGTCGCGGACGAGCCGACCACCGCACTCGACGTGATCACGCAGGCCGCGATCGTCGAGCTGCTGCGCGACCGGACCGGCGGCCCCGGCCAGCCGGCGCTGCTGTTCATCACCCACGATCTCGCCGTCGCGGCCGCGCTCTGCACCCGCGTCGTGGTCATGCACGACGGCATCGTGGCCGAGGACGGCCCGCTGCCCACCGTGCTCGGCGCACCCCGCCACCCGCACACCCGCGAGCTGGTCCGGCACGCCCGGGCGGCCACGCTGTGA
- a CDS encoding S8 family peptidase: MLGRLLAAVLVGTTAIPTVAAPAAAAPATAAVPAGAPVRVLTLVTGDRVTLTEAAAGRYAATVTPAPGREAVGFHTYQGDGSLKVVPEDAVALIGAGRVDADLFDVERLLAQGYGDADTGTLPLIVRGGGTGPRTAGTPLGGIGATAIAPAKNTLANFWAEQTGTRARAAGQATIYLDGRVRASLDRSVAQVGAPAAWAKGLDGSGVTVAVLDTGVDATHPDLAGRITEARNFSTSADVVDRHGHGTHVASTVAGSGAASGGTRRGVAPGADLLIGKVLGDDGYGQESDIIAAMEWAAEAGADVVNMSLGGDPTDGLDPMSLAVDEISADTGTLFVIAAGNHGESGDSTVGTPGSAAAALTVGAVDRNDRMASFSSRGPRAGDLGLKPEITAPGVEIVAARAAGTAMGTPDGAHYTAASGTSMATPHVAGAAAILAQQHPDWTGAQLKAALTSSAKTVTGDSVWAQGTGRLDLARAVTQTVVASPVADFARQTITSPAATRTVTYTNAGAQPVTLTLTAPSFATLAARTVTVPAGGTATVAVTIAFAGRQPGRLSGWLTAAATGGVAVSTAVGAVVDGPVHRVTIKGVDRTGAPAFIPALTVFGDDSRFDQMRSASPEGETVELQQGTYFLTATIDQDQRSDNFVTLPELTVDRDMTVLLDARHGTPIRIETPRTAVPTSVTSYYAHRVTGTGRDLAHGVMRFSGTTDIYVSPTAPVRAGSFEFSSRWQLVAPQVQASVPGLGPIRASLASTSPVYDGRRTFPLAAADARNLRGRAVLVTDTGDEDFTRYAAAGAAAVVLIQEPGVDPWTGWNPAATERLALPAIKVSHEDGRRMLRGPGTLDLTLATSSPYLYDVVQVSPGRIPARVTHAVTTANTQRITTRYAHNGGLEWIKEQRFAWRPWQEFAWNDTARTARTPSVREEWVSAGDSQWWHLVNHAYPWDSFGPLQSGFGGAVTSYRPGAGAETWAAPVVRPADTGSTRDGDTLRLRVAEFVDGDGHWTSAYPGESTAALWRDGVKVADLANGYQNVATTPGRSAYRLRITTARDGDDWRYGTRTETVWGFTSATGTGALPLLGVDYEPSLLGVRLGFTARLSALTVEFSTDEGRTWLRTVTLGELALVPRGGDEPVSLRVTAKDTAGNTLTQTVIRAF; this comes from the coding sequence ATGCTCGGTCGTCTGCTCGCCGCGGTCCTGGTCGGGACCACGGCGATACCCACAGTGGCCGCACCCGCGGCCGCCGCACCGGCGACCGCCGCCGTACCGGCCGGGGCGCCGGTCCGGGTGCTCACGCTGGTCACCGGCGACCGGGTGACGCTGACCGAGGCGGCGGCCGGACGGTACGCGGCCACGGTCACGCCCGCGCCCGGGCGGGAGGCGGTCGGCTTCCACACGTACCAGGGCGACGGGAGTCTGAAGGTCGTCCCGGAGGACGCGGTCGCGCTGATCGGCGCCGGGCGCGTCGACGCGGACCTGTTCGACGTGGAGCGACTGCTCGCGCAGGGTTACGGCGACGCGGACACCGGCACGCTGCCGCTGATCGTGCGGGGTGGCGGCACCGGCCCGCGCACGGCCGGCACCCCGCTGGGCGGGATCGGCGCTACCGCGATCGCACCCGCGAAGAACACGCTCGCGAACTTCTGGGCGGAACAGACCGGCACGCGGGCCCGGGCGGCGGGCCAGGCGACGATCTACCTGGACGGCCGCGTCCGGGCGTCGCTGGACCGCAGCGTCGCGCAGGTCGGCGCGCCGGCCGCGTGGGCGAAGGGCCTGGACGGCAGCGGCGTCACGGTCGCGGTGCTGGACACCGGCGTCGACGCGACGCACCCGGACCTGGCCGGCCGGATCACCGAGGCGCGGAACTTCAGCACGAGCGCGGACGTGGTGGACCGGCACGGTCACGGCACCCACGTCGCGTCCACCGTGGCCGGGTCCGGCGCGGCGTCCGGCGGCACCCGGCGCGGCGTCGCACCCGGCGCGGACCTGCTGATCGGGAAGGTGCTCGGCGACGACGGCTACGGCCAGGAGTCGGACATCATCGCGGCGATGGAGTGGGCCGCCGAGGCCGGTGCGGACGTGGTCAACATGAGCCTGGGCGGCGACCCGACCGACGGCCTAGACCCGATGAGCCTGGCGGTCGACGAGATCAGCGCGGACACCGGCACGCTGTTCGTGATCGCGGCCGGTAACCACGGCGAGAGCGGCGACTCCACCGTGGGCACGCCGGGCAGCGCCGCAGCCGCGCTCACGGTCGGTGCGGTCGACCGGAACGACCGGATGGCGAGCTTCTCCAGCCGCGGGCCGCGGGCCGGTGACCTCGGGCTGAAGCCGGAGATCACCGCGCCCGGCGTGGAGATCGTGGCCGCCCGCGCGGCCGGTACCGCCATGGGCACGCCGGACGGCGCGCACTACACCGCGGCGTCCGGCACGTCGATGGCCACGCCGCACGTGGCCGGTGCGGCCGCGATCCTCGCCCAGCAGCACCCGGACTGGACCGGCGCGCAGCTCAAGGCGGCGCTGACCAGCAGCGCGAAGACCGTGACCGGCGACTCCGTGTGGGCGCAGGGCACCGGCCGGCTCGACCTGGCCCGCGCGGTCACCCAGACCGTCGTCGCCAGCCCGGTCGCGGACTTCGCCCGGCAGACGATCACCTCCCCGGCCGCGACGCGGACCGTGACGTACACCAACGCCGGCGCACAACCGGTCACGCTGACGCTCACCGCGCCGTCGTTCGCCACGCTCGCGGCCCGGACCGTGACCGTCCCGGCGGGTGGGACCGCCACGGTCGCGGTCACCATCGCGTTCGCGGGCCGGCAGCCCGGCCGGCTCAGCGGCTGGCTGACCGCGGCCGCGACCGGCGGTGTGGCGGTGTCCACCGCGGTCGGCGCCGTCGTCGACGGCCCGGTGCACCGGGTCACGATCAAGGGGGTGGACCGCACCGGTGCGCCCGCGTTCATCCCGGCGCTGACCGTGTTCGGTGACGACAGCCGGTTCGACCAGATGCGATCCGCGAGCCCGGAGGGCGAGACCGTCGAGCTGCAACAGGGCACGTACTTCCTGACCGCCACGATCGACCAGGACCAGCGGTCGGACAACTTCGTCACGCTCCCGGAGCTGACCGTCGACCGGGACATGACCGTGCTGCTGGACGCGCGCCACGGCACCCCGATCCGGATCGAGACGCCGCGCACGGCCGTACCGACGTCGGTCACCAGCTACTACGCGCACCGGGTCACCGGCACCGGCCGGGACCTGGCGCACGGCGTGATGCGGTTCAGCGGCACCACGGACATCTACGTGTCGCCGACCGCGCCGGTGCGGGCCGGGTCGTTCGAGTTCTCCTCGCGCTGGCAGCTGGTCGCACCGCAGGTCCAGGCGTCGGTGCCGGGCCTCGGCCCGATCCGCGCGTCGCTGGCCAGCACGTCCCCGGTCTACGACGGGCGGCGCACGTTCCCGCTCGCGGCCGCGGACGCGAGGAACCTGCGCGGCCGGGCGGTGCTGGTCACCGACACCGGCGACGAGGACTTCACCCGGTACGCCGCGGCCGGCGCGGCCGCGGTCGTGCTGATCCAGGAGCCGGGCGTCGACCCGTGGACCGGCTGGAACCCGGCTGCCACGGAACGCCTCGCGCTGCCCGCGATCAAGGTGTCGCACGAGGACGGCCGGCGGATGCTGCGCGGGCCGGGCACGCTCGACCTGACGCTGGCCACGTCCAGCCCGTACCTCTACGACGTCGTCCAGGTCTCCCCCGGCCGCATCCCGGCGCGGGTCACGCACGCGGTGACCACCGCGAACACCCAGCGGATCACCACACGGTACGCGCACAACGGCGGCCTGGAATGGATCAAGGAGCAGCGGTTCGCGTGGCGGCCGTGGCAGGAGTTCGCCTGGAACGACACGGCCCGGACCGCACGGACGCCATCCGTGCGCGAGGAATGGGTCTCGGCCGGTGACTCCCAGTGGTGGCACCTGGTCAACCACGCGTACCCGTGGGACTCGTTCGGCCCGCTGCAGTCCGGCTTCGGTGGCGCGGTCACCTCCTACCGGCCCGGCGCCGGCGCGGAGACGTGGGCGGCGCCGGTGGTCCGGCCGGCCGACACCGGCTCCACCCGCGACGGTGACACACTGCGGCTGCGGGTGGCCGAGTTCGTCGACGGCGACGGGCACTGGACCAGCGCGTACCCGGGCGAGTCCACGGCCGCGTTGTGGCGCGACGGCGTCAAGGTCGCCGACCTGGCGAACGGCTACCAGAACGTGGCCACGACGCCGGGCCGGTCCGCCTACCGGTTGCGGATCACCACGGCGCGGGACGGGGACGACTGGCGGTACGGCACCCGGACGGAGACCGTGTGGGGCTTCACGTCCGCAACCGGCACCGGCGCGCTGCCGCTGCTGGGCGTGGACTACGAACCGAGCCTGCTCGGCGTGCGGCTCGGGTTCACGGCCAGGCTGTCGGCGCTGACCGTGGAGTTCTCCACGGACGAGGGGCGCACCTGGCTGCGGACGGTCACGCTCGGCGAGCTGGCGCTGGTGCCACGCGGTGGTGACGAGCCGGTGTCGCTGCGGGTGACCGCGAAGGACACGGCCGGGAACACGCTCACCCAGACCGTGATCCGCGCTTTCTGA
- a CDS encoding CDGSH iron-sulfur domain-containing protein, with product MTDHKARITPYEDGPLLVRGDFELVTPDGEPIDAGRSTVALCRCGRSAVKPFCDGTHKVVGFTAGTGREH from the coding sequence ATGACGGATCACAAGGCGCGGATCACGCCCTACGAGGACGGGCCGCTGCTGGTGCGCGGCGACTTCGAGCTGGTGACGCCGGACGGCGAGCCGATCGACGCGGGCCGGTCCACGGTGGCGCTGTGCCGCTGCGGCCGCTCCGCGGTCAAACCCTTCTGCGACGGTACGCACAAGGTGGTCGGCTTCACGGCAGGAACAGGCCGGGAGCACTGA
- the pip gene encoding prolyl aminopeptidase, which yields MTRDLHPPIEPYDSGLLDVGDGNQVYWETCGNPDGKPALVVHGGPGSGAGEGWRRPFDPDRYRIVLFDQRGCGRSTPHAADPATDMRHNTTAHLIADMERLREHLGIGRWLLHGGSWGSTLALAYAQTHPARVSEMVIAAVTTTRRSEIDWLYRGVGRFYPEQWERFRDAGGGGDDVVAAYARLMEDPDPAVRERATLDWCAWEDAVLSGEPGDAKNVYTERPPADRIAFVRICARYFAHGAWLAEGQLIRDAGRLAGIPGVLIHGRLDLGGPLHTAWELSKAWPGAELQIVGNAGHVGSAEARGRVMDALDRFAAAHPATEGGQPIA from the coding sequence ATGACGAGAGATCTTCATCCGCCGATCGAGCCCTACGACAGCGGCCTGCTCGACGTCGGCGACGGGAACCAGGTCTACTGGGAGACCTGCGGAAACCCGGACGGCAAGCCCGCGCTGGTGGTGCACGGCGGGCCCGGGTCCGGCGCGGGGGAGGGCTGGCGCCGGCCGTTCGATCCGGACCGCTACCGGATCGTGCTGTTCGACCAGCGGGGCTGCGGCCGGAGCACGCCGCACGCGGCCGATCCGGCGACGGACATGCGGCACAACACGACCGCGCACCTGATCGCGGACATGGAGCGGCTGCGCGAACACCTCGGGATCGGCCGCTGGCTGCTGCACGGCGGATCGTGGGGGTCGACGCTGGCGCTGGCGTACGCGCAGACGCACCCGGCGCGGGTGTCGGAGATGGTGATCGCGGCGGTCACCACCACGCGGCGTTCCGAGATCGACTGGCTCTACCGTGGCGTCGGGCGGTTCTACCCCGAGCAGTGGGAGCGGTTCCGGGACGCCGGTGGGGGCGGAGACGACGTGGTCGCCGCCTACGCCAGGCTGATGGAGGACCCGGATCCGGCCGTACGGGAGAGGGCCACCCTGGACTGGTGCGCCTGGGAGGACGCGGTGCTCTCCGGGGAGCCGGGCGACGCGAAGAACGTCTATACCGAGCGGCCACCGGCGGACCGGATCGCGTTCGTGCGGATCTGCGCGCGGTACTTCGCCCACGGTGCGTGGCTGGCCGAGGGGCAGCTGATCCGGGACGCGGGCCGGCTGGCCGGGATCCCCGGCGTGCTGATCCACGGACGGCTGGACCTCGGCGGGCCGCTGCACACCGCGTGGGAGCTGTCCAAGGCCTGGCCCGGTGCGGAACTGCAGATCGTGGGGAACGCCGGCCACGTCGGCTCCGCGGAGGCCCGCGGCCGCGTGATGGACGCGCTGGACCGCTTCGCGGCCGCCCACCCGGCAACCGAAGGCGGGCAGCCCATCGCATGA
- a CDS encoding ABC transporter ATP-binding protein: protein MARVAGRDGHGERAMTAVLECADLVHTYPGRPRPVLRGVGLSVAAGERVALVGRSGSGKSTLVRALLALEAVESGVVRCAGRPVAPGPVRRLRWFRRIVQYVPQDPASTLDPRARVRDIVAEPARRLRGDDGDTRVALESVEIPAELHGARVRDLSGGQAQRVAIARAWSPGPQLILADEPVSGLDPPLRARVTGALRTLSERRGTALLLVTHDLSVAARLCDRIVVMHDGRIVEDRDAAGLLAGPAHPETRALLAAVPRLA, encoded by the coding sequence GTGGCCCGTGTGGCCGGCCGGGACGGCCACGGTGAGCGGGCGATGACCGCGGTGCTGGAGTGTGCGGACCTGGTCCACACCTATCCGGGCCGGCCGCGGCCGGTGCTGCGCGGCGTCGGCCTGAGCGTCGCGGCCGGCGAGCGGGTCGCGCTGGTCGGCCGGTCGGGTTCCGGAAAGTCCACGCTGGTGCGGGCACTGCTCGCGCTGGAGGCGGTGGAGTCCGGCGTGGTGCGGTGTGCCGGCCGCCCGGTCGCGCCCGGTCCGGTGCGGCGGCTGCGGTGGTTCCGGCGGATCGTGCAGTACGTACCGCAGGATCCCGCGTCCACACTGGACCCGCGTGCCCGGGTGCGGGACATCGTGGCCGAGCCCGCCCGGCGGCTGCGCGGCGACGACGGTGACACGCGCGTGGCGCTGGAGAGCGTGGAGATCCCGGCCGAGCTGCACGGCGCACGCGTGCGGGACCTCTCCGGCGGTCAGGCGCAACGTGTCGCGATCGCGCGGGCGTGGAGCCCGGGACCGCAGCTGATTCTCGCGGACGAGCCGGTCAGCGGGCTCGATCCGCCGTTGCGGGCGCGGGTGACGGGCGCGCTGCGCACGCTGTCGGAGCGGCGCGGGACCGCGCTGCTGCTGGTCACCCACGATCTGTCGGTCGCGGCGAGGCTCTGCGACCGGATCGTGGTGATGCACGACGGCCGGATCGTCGAGGACCGGGACGCCGCCGGCCTGCTCGCCGGCCCGGCTCACCCGGAGACGCGGGCGCTGCTCGCCGCCGTACCCCGGCTTGCCTGA
- a CDS encoding iron-containing redox enzyme family protein, producing the protein MKLPIPRGPLSEHLVDALARDPHDLGMPPVPDTVAFTDEDAQLALFIAYELHFRGWDGVDERWEWEPSLLRLRAALEAPFERALRDLAGPLPDAAPSEVAHALTGVVNADDGPSLAKHLQKGSSLAEFREFVAHRAVYHLREADPHSFAIPRLGGRAKAALIEIQADEYGQGRAERMHATLFANTMTALGLDTTYGAYVDAAPAATLATNNTMSLFGLHRRLRGAIIGHLAAFEMTSSLPNRRYGNGLRRLGFGPEATFFYDEHVEADAVHEQIAATDLAGGFCAAEPQLTGDVLFGAAACLAVDAVWAGHLLDAWAEGRSSLRPGAVSAPGLFLP; encoded by the coding sequence ATGAAGCTGCCGATCCCCCGCGGCCCGCTCAGTGAGCACCTGGTCGACGCGCTCGCGCGCGACCCGCATGACCTGGGCATGCCGCCGGTGCCGGACACGGTCGCGTTCACCGACGAGGACGCGCAGCTGGCCCTGTTCATCGCGTACGAGCTGCACTTCCGCGGCTGGGACGGGGTGGACGAGCGCTGGGAGTGGGAGCCGTCGCTGCTGCGGTTGCGGGCCGCGCTGGAGGCGCCGTTCGAGCGCGCGCTGCGCGACCTGGCCGGCCCGCTGCCGGACGCCGCGCCGTCCGAGGTCGCGCACGCGCTGACCGGCGTGGTCAACGCGGACGACGGGCCGTCGCTGGCCAAGCATCTGCAGAAGGGGTCGAGCCTGGCGGAGTTCCGCGAGTTCGTGGCGCATCGCGCGGTCTATCACCTGCGCGAGGCCGATCCGCACAGCTTCGCGATCCCGCGGCTGGGCGGGCGGGCCAAGGCCGCGCTGATCGAGATCCAGGCCGACGAGTACGGGCAGGGGCGCGCGGAGCGCATGCACGCCACGCTGTTCGCGAACACGATGACCGCGCTCGGGCTGGACACCACCTACGGCGCGTACGTCGACGCCGCACCCGCGGCCACGCTCGCCACGAACAACACGATGTCGCTGTTCGGCCTGCACCGGCGGTTGCGCGGCGCGATCATCGGGCACCTGGCCGCGTTCGAGATGACCTCGTCACTGCCCAACCGACGGTACGGCAACGGGCTGCGCCGCCTCGGCTTCGGCCCGGAGGCCACGTTCTTCTACGACGAGCACGTGGAGGCGGACGCGGTGCACGAACAGATCGCGGCGACCGACCTGGCCGGCGGCTTCTGCGCGGCCGAGCCGCAGCTGACCGGTGACGTGCTGTTCGGCGCAGCGGCCTGCCTGGCGGTGGACGCGGTGTGGGCCGGTCACCTGCTGGACGCGTGGGCGGAGGGCCGCAGCTCCCTCCGCCCCGGCGCCGTCAGTGCTCCCGGCCTGTTCCTGCCGTGA